A stretch of Candidatus Sphingomonas phytovorans DNA encodes these proteins:
- a CDS encoding tetratricopeptide repeat protein has translation MRYSSVAAAAALTLLAISTSLHGQRPDDQVDPRSMALLAKGKAAQAAGNLDGATDALESALAVDPRNRAAFVSLGQVAEERGLPGKAIRLYREALLLEPNDVSALKGQGEALVAKGAVARAKDNLAKIRTICGKAGCTDATVLAATIAKGPPIATASVEIPTTKPAAKE, from the coding sequence ATGCGTTATTCGTCCGTCGCCGCCGCTGCTGCGCTGACGCTTCTTGCGATCTCCACCTCGCTTCACGGCCAGCGCCCCGACGATCAGGTCGATCCGCGCTCGATGGCGCTGCTCGCCAAGGGCAAGGCGGCGCAGGCGGCCGGCAATCTCGACGGCGCCACCGATGCGCTCGAATCCGCGCTTGCGGTCGATCCGCGCAATCGTGCCGCCTTCGTATCGCTCGGCCAGGTCGCTGAAGAGCGTGGCCTGCCGGGCAAGGCGATCCGCCTCTACCGCGAGGCGCTGCTGCTCGAGCCCAATGACGTTTCGGCGCTGAAGGGGCAGGGCGAGGCACTCGTCGCCAAGGGTGCCGTCGCGCGCGCCAAGGACAATCTCGCCAAGATCCGCACTATCTGCGGCAAGGCAGGCTGCACCGACGCGACCGTGCTGGCGGCGACCATCGCCAAGGGCCCGCCGATCGCGACCGCTTCGGTCGAGATTCCGACGACCAAGCCTGCCGCGAAGGAATAA
- the rsmA gene encoding 16S rRNA (adenine(1518)-N(6)/adenine(1519)-N(6))-dimethyltransferase RsmA translates to MNPTLPPLRDVIARHGLAASKALGQNFLLDAQLLARIARIPGDLADAEVLEIGPGPGGLTRALLAAGAKVTAIERDRRCIPALAELGDFYPGRLRVIEGDALEIDAVPLFENKPHIASNLPYNIGTALLVRWLSAEWAPWWRSLTLMFQKEVAERIVAKTDDDHYGRLAVLAQWRSSAKLAMPVHRSAFTPAPKVMSAVVHITPGDAPPGVDFGVLERLTAAAFGQRRKMLRQSLKSVHGALDALETVGIEPTRRAETVSVAEFVELARVLS, encoded by the coding sequence GTGAACCCTACCCTTCCTCCCCTCCGTGACGTCATCGCACGGCATGGCCTTGCCGCGAGCAAGGCGCTTGGGCAGAATTTCCTGCTCGATGCGCAGTTGCTCGCGCGGATCGCCCGGATCCCGGGGGACCTTGCCGATGCCGAGGTGCTTGAAATCGGCCCGGGCCCGGGTGGCCTGACGCGCGCCCTGCTCGCCGCGGGGGCAAAGGTGACCGCGATCGAGCGCGACCGGCGCTGCATTCCGGCGCTGGCCGAACTCGGCGACTTCTATCCGGGCCGGCTGCGTGTGATCGAGGGCGATGCCCTTGAGATCGACGCCGTGCCGCTGTTCGAGAACAAGCCGCACATCGCCTCCAACCTCCCCTATAATATCGGTACGGCGCTGCTGGTGCGCTGGCTGTCGGCCGAATGGGCGCCGTGGTGGCGAAGCCTGACCCTGATGTTCCAGAAGGAAGTCGCCGAGCGGATCGTCGCGAAGACCGACGACGATCATTATGGCCGCCTCGCCGTGCTCGCCCAGTGGCGGAGCAGCGCGAAGCTGGCGATGCCGGTGCACCGCTCGGCCTTCACGCCTGCGCCCAAGGTGATGTCGGCGGTGGTCCATATTACCCCGGGCGACGCGCCGCCGGGCGTCGACTTCGGCGTGCTCGAACGGCTGACGGCTGCCGCCTTCGGCCAGCGGCGCAAGATGCTCCGCCAGAGCCTGAAATCGGTTCATGGGGCGCTCGACGCGCTGGAAACGGTGGGGATCGAGCCGACCCGTCGGGCGGAGACGGTCAGCGTTGCCGAGTTCGTCGAGCTGGCGCGCGTGCTCAGCTAA
- the pdxA gene encoding 4-hydroxythreonine-4-phosphate dehydrogenase PdxA, with product MIAPLAVSMGDPAGVGPEVIAKAWAAREREQLAPFFAVGDVRAISAVWAGPVERIFDPAEANDVFASALPVLNVEDGGEITPGIPDVDGARCALHALEIAAGLARSGTARALVTGPVSKAQLYQIGFTHPGQTEFVAERCGIAGENAVMMLAGPSLRVVPVTTHVPLASVSGLLSIDLIVAKARATARGLIRNFGILIPRLAFAGFNPHAGEGGAIGREEIDFIIPAIEILREEGIDATGPFASDTMFHERARATYDAAICCYHDQALVPLKTLHFDEGVNITLGLPIVRTSPDHGTAFGIAGKDRAEPGATIAAIRLAASAAERRAAAGV from the coding sequence ATGATCGCGCCACTGGCGGTCTCCATGGGCGATCCCGCCGGGGTTGGCCCCGAAGTGATCGCCAAGGCATGGGCCGCGCGCGAGCGGGAACAACTCGCGCCCTTCTTTGCGGTCGGTGACGTGCGCGCCATCAGCGCGGTGTGGGCCGGGCCGGTCGAGCGGATCTTCGACCCGGCCGAGGCGAACGATGTGTTCGCCTCGGCGCTGCCGGTGCTTAACGTCGAAGACGGGGGTGAGATCACCCCCGGCATCCCCGATGTCGACGGCGCGCGTTGCGCCCTGCACGCGCTTGAAATCGCCGCGGGGCTGGCGCGGTCGGGCACTGCCCGCGCACTGGTGACCGGGCCGGTTTCCAAGGCCCAGCTCTACCAGATCGGATTCACGCATCCCGGCCAGACCGAATTCGTTGCCGAGCGGTGCGGCATCGCCGGCGAGAATGCGGTGATGATGCTCGCCGGCCCAAGCCTGCGCGTGGTGCCGGTCACCACCCATGTACCGCTGGCGAGTGTTTCCGGGCTGCTGTCGATCGATCTGATCGTGGCCAAGGCGCGCGCGACGGCGCGTGGGCTGATCCGCAATTTCGGGATATTGATCCCGCGCCTGGCCTTTGCCGGCTTCAATCCGCATGCGGGCGAAGGCGGCGCGATCGGCCGGGAGGAAATCGACTTCATTATCCCCGCGATTGAGATCCTCCGCGAGGAAGGGATCGACGCGACCGGGCCGTTCGCTTCCGACACCATGTTCCACGAGCGGGCACGGGCAACCTATGACGCGGCGATTTGCTGCTATCACGATCAGGCGCTGGTGCCATTGAAGACGCTGCATTTCGACGAAGGCGTGAATATCACGCTGGGCCTGCCGATCGTGCGTACCTCGCCCGACCATGGCACCGCCTTTGGTATCGCGGGGAAGGACCGGGCTGAGCCCGGCGCGACGATTGCGGCGATCAGGCTCGCGGCGAGCGCGGCCGAACGTCGCGCCGCCGCCGGAGTGTGA
- a CDS encoding SurA N-terminal domain-containing protein — MISKNKTAGIGRRIGMASAGLLAIVGVTSGLPAQTVSDNSVPTVGLNIPENMQIFGKLDPNIRKATAIVNEAVITGTDVDQRINLIVAANQLKLNPEEHDRLRLQVLRSLIDETLQIQQARTNEIVVTKDEIDQSFARVSQQFGKSEADMRAYLRSVGSSDRSLRRQIEADLAWNRYLRRRVEPFVNVGEEEVKGIIERLKAAQGSNEYHLKEIYLAAGPDRAQQVFDNMRQMIQDIEKGGKPFEYYTQFSDASTRSTQGDLDWVSTSQLTYLPPSLAEAAQKMGVGEVAGPIEVPGGFSILYLVDKRQVLMADARDAQLTLKQLTVRFPPGMTQASAGERVAQLEKVTHAMQGCGNVAKVAGELNAEVVDNASVKARDLPARLQEMVLKMQIGEATPWFGSPTEGVRTLVLCGRDDPQTAALPQADQVQSRIEQQRVNLRAQGVLRDLRRDAVIEYR; from the coding sequence ATGATTTCGAAGAACAAGACGGCCGGTATCGGGCGCAGGATCGGCATGGCGAGCGCAGGTCTGCTGGCGATCGTCGGTGTGACCAGCGGCCTCCCGGCCCAGACCGTCAGCGACAACAGTGTGCCGACCGTCGGGCTCAATATCCCGGAGAACATGCAGATCTTCGGAAAGCTCGATCCCAATATCCGCAAGGCGACGGCGATCGTCAACGAAGCCGTCATCACCGGCACCGACGTCGATCAGCGCATCAACCTGATCGTCGCGGCGAACCAGTTGAAGCTGAACCCCGAGGAACATGATCGGCTTCGGCTCCAGGTGCTGCGCAGCCTGATCGACGAGACACTGCAGATCCAGCAGGCGAGGACCAACGAGATCGTCGTGACCAAGGACGAGATCGACCAGAGCTTCGCCCGCGTGTCGCAGCAGTTCGGCAAGTCGGAGGCCGATATGCGCGCCTATCTGCGCAGCGTCGGCTCGTCCGACCGCTCGCTGCGGCGCCAGATCGAGGCCGATCTGGCCTGGAACCGTTATCTTCGCCGCCGGGTGGAACCGTTCGTCAATGTCGGCGAGGAAGAGGTCAAGGGCATCATCGAGCGCCTGAAGGCCGCGCAGGGCAGCAACGAATATCATCTGAAGGAGATCTATCTCGCGGCGGGGCCTGACCGCGCCCAGCAGGTCTTCGACAATATGCGCCAGATGATCCAGGATATCGAAAAGGGCGGCAAACCCTTTGAATATTATACTCAGTTTTCCGATGCGTCGACGCGCAGCACGCAGGGCGATCTTGACTGGGTCAGCACCAGCCAGCTCACCTACCTGCCCCCGAGCCTGGCCGAGGCAGCCCAGAAAATGGGCGTCGGCGAGGTTGCCGGACCGATCGAGGTGCCGGGCGGTTTCTCCATTCTCTATCTGGTCGACAAGCGGCAGGTGCTGATGGCCGATGCGCGCGACGCTCAGCTCACCCTGAAGCAGCTGACGGTCCGCTTTCCCCCGGGCATGACCCAGGCATCGGCCGGCGAGCGTGTCGCCCAGCTGGAAAAGGTGACTCACGCCATGCAGGGCTGCGGCAATGTGGCGAAAGTGGCCGGCGAACTGAACGCCGAAGTGGTGGACAATGCCTCGGTGAAGGCTCGCGACCTGCCAGCCCGTCTTCAGGAAATGGTGCTCAAGATGCAGATCGGCGAGGCCACGCCCTGGTTCGGATCGCCCACCGAGGGCGTTCGCACCCTCGTGCTGTGCGGCCGTGACGATCCGCAGACCGCCGCGCTGCCCCAGGCCGACCAGGTCCAGAGCCGTATCGAACAGCAGCGGGTCAATCTGCGCGCACAGGGCGTGCTGCGCGATCTTCGCCGCGATGCCGTGATCGAATATCGCTAA
- the lptD gene encoding LPS assembly protein LptD, with product MKRSDLLATCALPFALWLSTAAHAQDLQIPAVPLPPPAETQPPDDQVQFSAAELEYLNDSDTVIATGDVRMYRSGDRLRADKVTWNRKTGKVFATGNIVVVNPGGDTAYGDSIELTDSLKDGVVDNMLVVLERGGRLAARRGTRALDETVTLEDAAYTPCAVTTSTGCPKEPSWKITAVRVVYRPDKNRIYYKSAQINLFGLPTLPLPNFSHPAGGENDSGLLSPTFRYNGVNGFEFAQPYFFAFGPNRALTITPRVYSAVLPMLQADYSALGSKGAFKVGAYATVSRRSDDLLTTTPTSTEQAFRGYLDGVARYQLDPNWSISGSLRLTTDRTFLRRYDISNDDRLRTTAKVERIDADSYFSAAGWFVQTLRVNDRQGLQPIALPEIDYRRRVNEGLLGGKFEFELNTLAITRSAGQDTQRAFASAQWDLRKLTPWGQEVTFTAYVRGDMYNASDTLATTVASYRGDEGFQTRAMGAFAIDVKYPLIGSFLGGTQRLTPRFQIVAAPKTENLGIPNEDSRAVDLEDSNLFALNRFAGYDRFEDSSRVTYGVDWAVDLPGFSMNTTVGQSYRLDNRSSLFPQGTGLSDRTSDIVGRTELRFRDFVSITHRYRLDKDSFAVRRNEIDATIGSRSTYVLLGYLRLNRDIGTTLEDLQDREEARVAGRIQFARFWSAFGSVVIDLTDRAEDPLSLSNGFSPVRHRIGVTYEDDCLRLGLTWRRNYEDTGDARAGNSFLFSLAFKNLGR from the coding sequence GTGAAGCGTTCCGATCTTCTCGCGACCTGCGCCCTTCCCTTCGCGCTGTGGCTCAGCACCGCCGCGCATGCGCAGGACCTGCAGATTCCCGCCGTGCCGCTGCCGCCGCCTGCCGAAACGCAGCCGCCGGACGACCAGGTGCAGTTCAGCGCCGCCGAGCTCGAATATCTCAACGATAGCGACACGGTGATCGCGACAGGCGACGTTCGCATGTATCGCAGCGGAGACCGGCTGCGCGCCGACAAGGTCACCTGGAACCGCAAGACCGGCAAGGTCTTCGCCACCGGCAATATCGTGGTGGTCAATCCGGGTGGCGACACTGCCTATGGCGATTCGATCGAGCTGACCGATTCGCTCAAGGACGGCGTGGTCGACAACATGCTCGTCGTGCTAGAGCGCGGCGGGCGGCTCGCGGCGCGGCGCGGCACCCGCGCGCTGGACGAAACGGTGACGCTGGAGGATGCCGCTTATACGCCTTGCGCCGTGACGACCTCGACCGGCTGCCCTAAGGAGCCGTCGTGGAAGATCACCGCCGTGCGGGTGGTGTACCGGCCGGACAAGAACCGGATTTATTACAAGAGCGCCCAGATCAACCTGTTCGGCCTGCCTACCCTGCCGCTGCCCAATTTCTCGCATCCGGCCGGCGGCGAGAACGACAGCGGCCTGCTGAGCCCGACGTTCCGCTACAATGGCGTCAACGGATTCGAGTTCGCCCAGCCCTATTTCTTCGCATTCGGCCCGAATCGGGCCCTGACGATTACGCCGCGAGTGTACAGCGCCGTGCTGCCGATGCTCCAGGCGGACTATAGCGCGCTGGGCTCGAAGGGGGCGTTCAAGGTTGGCGCCTATGCCACGGTGAGCCGCCGCAGCGACGACCTGCTGACGACGACACCGACCAGCACCGAGCAGGCGTTCCGCGGCTATCTCGATGGCGTGGCGCGCTATCAGCTCGATCCGAACTGGAGCATCAGTGGATCGCTGCGTCTCACCACAGACCGCACCTTCCTGCGCCGCTACGACATCTCCAACGATGATCGGCTGCGCACCACGGCGAAGGTCGAGCGGATCGATGCCGACAGCTATTTCTCGGCGGCCGGCTGGTTCGTGCAGACGCTGCGCGTCAACGACCGCCAGGGGCTTCAGCCGATCGCGTTGCCCGAGATCGACTATCGCCGGCGGGTGAACGAGGGCTTGCTCGGCGGCAAGTTCGAATTCGAGCTCAATACCCTGGCGATCACCCGGTCCGCGGGACAGGATACCCAGCGCGCCTTCGCCAGCGCGCAATGGGATTTGCGCAAGCTGACGCCGTGGGGACAGGAGGTGACGTTCACCGCCTATGTCCGCGGCGACATGTACAATGCCAGCGACACGCTCGCGACGACGGTCGCCAGCTATCGCGGCGACGAGGGTTTCCAGACCCGGGCGATGGGGGCGTTCGCGATCGACGTGAAATATCCCCTGATCGGATCCTTCCTGGGCGGCACGCAGCGCCTGACGCCGCGATTCCAGATCGTCGCCGCGCCGAAGACGGAGAATCTGGGCATCCCCAACGAGGATTCGCGCGCCGTGGATCTCGAGGATTCCAACCTGTTCGCGCTCAACCGCTTCGCCGGGTATGATCGGTTCGAGGATTCGAGCCGGGTCACCTATGGCGTCGACTGGGCGGTGGACCTGCCGGGCTTCTCGATGAATACGACGGTCGGGCAAAGCTATCGGCTCGACAATCGCTCTTCCCTCTTCCCGCAAGGCACCGGCCTGAGCGACCGCACGTCCGATATCGTTGGCCGGACAGAATTGAGGTTCCGCGATTTCGTGTCGATCACGCATCGCTACCGGCTCGACAAGGACAGCTTCGCGGTGCGTCGCAACGAGATCGACGCGACGATCGGGTCGCGCAGCACCTATGTGCTGCTCGGCTATCTCCGGCTCAACCGCGATATCGGCACGACGCTGGAGGACCTGCAGGACCGCGAGGAAGCGCGTGTCGCCGGTCGAATCCAGTTCGCGCGCTTCTGGTCGGCGTTCGGGTCGGTCGTGATCGACCTTACTGACCGCGCCGAGGATCCGCTGTCGCTATCCAACGGCTTCTCTCCGGTTCGCCACCGCATTGGTGTCACCTATGAGGATGATTGTCTCCGCCTCGGGCTAACCTGGCGGCGCAATTACGAAGACACCGGCGACGCCCGCGCCGGCAACAGCTTCCTGTTCTCGCTGGCGTTCAAGAATCTGGGGCGCTAG
- a CDS encoding leucyl aminopeptidase, with product MQISFSTTPSAAVLALPVEKDGLGRLTTTALDADALGVVKGAARASRFDGETGIVVETFVPHAGGVRRVLLLGIGAGGESDYERAGGALTARLLTSGVEAVETDFASAGATPKAVARFAGGAAQRAWRLDIYRTKLPEKSKPTLKSITLLNAPEGSEAAWAPQKALTEGLELTRTLVAEPPNVIYPESFVARVLAETEGLGLEVTVLGETEMAELGMGALLGVSQGSARDARLLALKWNGAGEGDPSLALVGKGVTFDTGGISLKPGAGMEDMKWDMGGAGAVVGTMKALASRKAKANVIGVCGLVENMPDGNAIRPGDVLTSMSGQTIEVLNTDAEGRLVLCDAITWVQRTHHPKTIVDLATLTGAMIISLGNEHGGCFSNDDSLADQLLAAGKASGDLLWRFPLSDAYNKLIDSPIADMKNVGPRGAGSITAAQFIQRYVDTGVRWAHLDIAGMVWAEKPGATWDKGATGYGVRLLDRFVADNFEG from the coding sequence ATGCAGATCAGTTTCTCCACGACTCCTTCCGCCGCCGTGCTGGCGCTTCCCGTGGAGAAGGACGGTCTAGGCCGGCTGACGACGACCGCGCTCGATGCGGATGCGCTCGGCGTCGTGAAAGGAGCGGCCCGTGCGAGCCGCTTCGACGGAGAGACCGGCATCGTGGTCGAAACCTTTGTGCCGCACGCCGGCGGCGTTCGCCGGGTCCTGTTGCTGGGCATCGGCGCCGGCGGCGAAAGCGATTACGAACGGGCCGGCGGCGCGCTGACCGCGCGGCTTCTGACCTCCGGCGTCGAGGCGGTCGAGACCGATTTCGCCTCCGCCGGCGCGACCCCCAAGGCGGTTGCGCGGTTCGCGGGCGGCGCGGCGCAGCGCGCCTGGCGACTCGACATCTATCGTACCAAGCTACCCGAAAAGTCGAAGCCGACGCTGAAGTCGATCACCCTGCTCAACGCGCCCGAAGGGAGCGAGGCAGCCTGGGCCCCGCAAAAGGCGTTGACCGAGGGGCTGGAACTGACCCGCACGCTCGTGGCCGAGCCGCCGAACGTCATCTATCCCGAAAGCTTCGTCGCGCGGGTGCTGGCCGAAACCGAGGGTCTTGGCCTCGAAGTGACCGTACTCGGCGAGACCGAGATGGCGGAACTCGGCATGGGCGCCCTGCTTGGGGTCAGCCAGGGTTCGGCCCGCGACGCGCGGTTGCTCGCGCTCAAGTGGAACGGCGCAGGGGAGGGCGATCCGTCGCTGGCGCTGGTCGGCAAGGGCGTTACCTTCGACACCGGCGGCATCTCGCTCAAGCCCGGCGCGGGCATGGAGGACATGAAGTGGGACATGGGCGGCGCCGGGGCGGTCGTCGGCACCATGAAGGCACTTGCTTCGCGCAAGGCGAAAGCCAACGTCATCGGCGTGTGCGGGCTGGTCGAGAACATGCCCGACGGCAATGCCATCCGCCCGGGTGACGTGCTGACCTCGATGTCAGGCCAGACGATCGAAGTGCTCAACACCGACGCCGAGGGCCGGCTGGTGCTGTGCGACGCGATCACCTGGGTCCAGCGCACCCATCATCCCAAGACCATCGTCGATCTTGCCACGCTGACCGGCGCGATGATCATTAGCCTGGGTAACGAGCATGGCGGCTGTTTCTCGAACGACGATTCGCTGGCCGACCAGTTGCTCGCGGCGGGCAAGGCGTCGGGCGACCTGCTGTGGCGCTTCCCGCTGTCAGATGCCTACAACAAGCTGATCGACTCGCCGATCGCCGACATGAAGAATGTCGGCCCGCGCGGCGCCGGCTCGATCACTGCGGCGCAGTTCATCCAGCGCTATGTCGATACGGGCGTACGCTGGGCGCATCTCGACATCGCCGGCATGGTCTGGGCCGAGAAGCCCGGCGCGACCTGGGACAAGGGCGCGACCGGATATGGCGTTCGCCTGCTCGACCGGTTCGTGGCGGATAATTTCGAAGGGTAA
- a CDS encoding DNA polymerase III subunit chi yields MQVDFYHLTAQPLDRVLPRIAERVVETGARLLIVAESAVQRISLDKLLWTYAPESFLAHGQAGGKGDTLQPVLIASASEPGNGARNIAIADGVWREEALRFDRAFHFFDGDRIAEARLAWKGLADRPGIERRYWKQGESGKWEQAA; encoded by the coding sequence ATGCAGGTCGACTTTTATCATCTGACCGCGCAGCCGCTCGACCGAGTCCTGCCCCGTATCGCGGAACGGGTGGTTGAGACCGGCGCCCGGCTGCTGATCGTCGCGGAAAGCGCGGTACAGCGCATCTCGCTCGACAAGCTGCTCTGGACCTATGCGCCGGAGAGCTTCCTCGCCCATGGTCAGGCTGGCGGGAAGGGCGATACTCTCCAGCCGGTCCTCATCGCGAGCGCGTCGGAACCAGGCAATGGCGCGCGCAATATCGCGATCGCCGATGGCGTCTGGCGCGAGGAGGCGCTTCGTTTCGACCGCGCCTTCCATTTCTTCGACGGCGACCGGATCGCCGAGGCACGCCTTGCCTGGAAGGGCCTTGCCGACCGCCCCGGAATCGAACGCCGCTATTGGAAACAGGGCGAGAGCGGCAAATGGGAACAGGCGGCCTGA
- the ndk gene encoding nucleoside-diphosphate kinase, whose translation MAANRTFSIIKPDATRRNITGAVTKMLEEAGLRVVASKRIQMTKEQAEGFYGVHRERPFFNDLVAFMISGPVVVQVLEGENAVQRNRDIMGATNPANADAGTIRKELAESIEANSVHGSDSDENAAIEIAYFFKPEELVG comes from the coding sequence ATGGCCGCGAACCGTACCTTCTCGATCATCAAGCCCGATGCCACCCGCCGCAACATCACCGGCGCCGTCACCAAGATGCTTGAAGAGGCCGGCCTGCGCGTCGTCGCCTCAAAGCGCATCCAGATGACCAAGGAACAGGCCGAGGGCTTTTACGGCGTTCACCGCGAGCGTCCCTTCTTCAACGACCTCGTTGCTTTCATGATCTCTGGCCCTGTCGTCGTTCAGGTGCTCGAGGGCGAGAACGCCGTTCAGCGCAACCGCGACATCATGGGCGCGACCAACCCGGCGAACGCCGATGCCGGCACGATCCGCAAGGAACTGGCCGAATCGATCGAGGCGAACTCGGTCCATGGTTCGGATTCGGACGAGAATGCCGCGATCGAGATCGCCTATTTCTTCAAGCCGGAAGAGCTGGTCGGCTGA
- a CDS encoding GNAT family N-acetyltransferase — protein MSWRVRQAGAADAAALSLVASATFLETFAGLLGGDDIVAHCAANNTPAKFTAWAKDPLGAVTIAEVENGHAPVGYAVLVAPDLPVEPGPADIELKRIYTLSLMHGTGLGPALMDAAVEHAIRLGRTRILLGVYARNLRAHAFYKRQGFEKIGERKFLVGDTFHDDLVFARDI, from the coding sequence ATGAGCTGGCGGGTGCGACAGGCCGGCGCAGCGGATGCCGCCGCGCTATCGCTTGTCGCATCCGCTACTTTCCTCGAAACCTTCGCCGGCCTGCTCGGCGGCGACGACATCGTCGCCCATTGCGCCGCGAACAATACGCCTGCAAAATTCACTGCCTGGGCGAAAGACCCGCTCGGTGCCGTGACGATCGCCGAAGTCGAGAACGGCCATGCGCCCGTCGGTTACGCCGTGCTCGTGGCGCCGGACCTGCCGGTCGAGCCGGGCCCGGCGGATATCGAGCTCAAGCGCATCTATACGCTCTCGCTGATGCACGGCACCGGCCTCGGCCCCGCCCTGATGGATGCGGCAGTCGAGCACGCCATCCGGCTCGGTCGAACGCGCATCCTGCTTGGCGTCTATGCCCGCAACCTGCGCGCCCATGCCTTCTACAAACGGCAGGGCTTCGAAAAGATCGGCGAGCGCAAGTTTCTCGTCGGCGACACCTTCCACGACGATCTGGTCTTCGCGCGGGATATCTGA